The Rubrobacter naiadicus genome has a segment encoding these proteins:
- a CDS encoding class II fumarate hydratase, translated as MSDQERGFRIERDSMGEVKVPEDALYGAQTQRAKENFPISDLRFPRRFIQALGAIKLEAANVNHELGLLDGRIKDAIVAAAEEVVEGKLDDQFVLDVFQTGSGTSTNMNANEVISNRAIEILGGERGSKDPVHPNDHVNKGQSSNDVIPTAIHLSALLAVNEDLIPALEGLQRALEEKAREFDDVVKTGRTHLQDATPIRLGQEFQGYAGQIERGIERVRKAAEGLSEVALGGTAVGTGVNTHPEFASRVCERLSRRFGIEIRETGNHFQAQSAMDAAVFASGAMKTVAASLMKISNDIRWMGCGPRAGFAEIALPELQPGSSIMPGKVNPVIAESVTMVCAQVYGDDATIALAGQSGNFELNVMLPVIAHNLLEEITLLANASANLTTRCVTGIKATERGPELVEKGLMLATALAPEIGYDKAAEIAKEAYRTGKTIRELAREKTDLSEEKLAELLDARRMTEV; from the coding sequence ATGTCGGATCAGGAGAGGGGATTCAGGATCGAGCGGGACTCGATGGGCGAGGTGAAGGTCCCGGAGGACGCGCTCTACGGCGCGCAGACCCAGCGGGCGAAGGAGAACTTCCCGATAAGCGACCTGCGGTTCCCGCGACGTTTCATCCAGGCCCTCGGCGCGATAAAACTCGAGGCGGCTAACGTCAACCACGAGCTCGGGCTGCTCGACGGCAGGATCAAAGACGCGATAGTCGCCGCGGCGGAAGAGGTCGTCGAGGGCAAGCTCGACGACCAGTTCGTCCTGGACGTCTTCCAGACCGGCAGCGGCACCTCGACCAACATGAACGCCAACGAGGTCATCTCCAACCGCGCGATAGAGATCCTCGGCGGCGAACGCGGCTCGAAGGACCCGGTGCACCCCAACGACCACGTCAACAAGGGCCAGTCCTCCAACGACGTGATCCCCACCGCGATCCACCTCTCCGCCCTCCTGGCCGTGAACGAGGATCTCATCCCGGCGCTCGAGGGGCTGCAGCGTGCGCTGGAGGAGAAAGCGCGCGAGTTCGACGACGTGGTGAAGACCGGACGTACCCACCTGCAGGATGCCACCCCGATCCGGCTCGGCCAGGAGTTCCAGGGCTACGCCGGGCAGATAGAGCGCGGCATCGAACGAGTGAGGAAGGCCGCCGAAGGTCTCTCGGAGGTCGCCCTCGGCGGGACCGCCGTCGGGACCGGCGTCAACACCCACCCCGAGTTCGCGAGCAGGGTCTGCGAGCGGCTCAGCCGGCGCTTCGGGATCGAGATCCGGGAGACCGGGAACCACTTCCAGGCGCAGAGCGCGATGGACGCGGCGGTGTTCGCGAGCGGGGCGATGAAGACGGTCGCGGCCTCCCTCATGAAGATCTCGAACGACATCCGCTGGATGGGATGCGGTCCGCGGGCGGGCTTCGCCGAGATAGCGCTCCCGGAGCTGCAGCCGGGCTCCTCGATCATGCCGGGCAAGGTCAACCCGGTGATCGCCGAGAGCGTGACGATGGTCTGCGCGCAGGTCTACGGCGACGACGCCACGATAGCCCTCGCCGGACAGAGCGGCAACTTCGAGCTCAACGTCATGCTGCCGGTCATCGCCCACAACCTCCTCGAGGAGATCACGCTGCTCGCCAACGCCTCAGCGAACCTCACCACCCGCTGCGTGACCGGCATAAAGGCGACCGAGCGCGGCCCCGAGCTCGTCGAGAAAGGGCTCATGCTCGCCACCGCCCTCGCCCCCGAGATCGGCTACGACAAG